The Colias croceus chromosome 3, ilColCroc2.1 genome includes a region encoding these proteins:
- the LOC123706281 gene encoding elongation factor G, mitochondrial, producing the protein MTVLNMLRIGHLTKVAKQSSVLQVQNYSSYVKYAEHKALEKIRNIGISAHIDSGKTTLTERVLFYTGRIDQMHEVKGKDNVGAVMDSMELERQRGITIQSAATYTIWKDHNINIIDTPGHVDFTVEVERALRVLDGAVLVLCAVGGVQSQTLTVNRQMKRYNVPCLAFINKLDRLGANPERVLKQMRTKLNHNAAFLHLPIGLEKDCQGIIDLVEEKAIYFDGDYGEIVRWDEIPKDRRAEASDKRHELIEHLSNVDEKLGEMFLEERKPVISELKEAIRRTALKRTFTPVLVGTALKNKGVQPLLDAVLDYLPHPGEVENTAIVGERKGDEGETVILDPKRDGSKPFVGLAFKLELSKFGQLTYLRCYQGMLKRGEYIYNSRTSKRVKISRLVRMHSNNMEEVNEVLAGDIFALFGVDCASGDTFVNDSKLQLSMESIHIPDPVVSMSIKPKNNKDRDNFSKAVARFTKEDPTFQFRYDGDNKETVVSGMGELHLEIYAQRMEREYNCPVELGKPKVAFRETMMSPCSFDYLHKKQSGGAGQYARVSGILEPLPPHQNTLLEFVDETIGTNVPKQFVPGIEKGFLDTCQKGYLSGHKVSGVKFRLQDGAHHIVDSSELAFFLAAKGAVKEVFDDGAWQILEPIMFVEVTTPDEFHGTVIGQLNKRGGIITGTEGAEGWTTIYAEVPLNNMFGYAGELRSQTQGKGEFSMEYSRYSPCLPDVQEQLIRKHQEEMGILPDLKKKKN; encoded by the exons ATGACCGTGTTAAATATGTTACGAATAGGTCATTTAACAAAAGTAGCAAAACAGTCGAGTGTATTACAAGTTCAG AATTATTCCTCATACGTTAAATATGCAGAACACAAGGCATTGGAAAAGATTAGAAATATTGGTATTTCGGCTCATATTGACTCTGGAAAAACCACACTTACAGAGCGAGTGTTATTCTACACAGGCAGAATTGATCAAATGCATGAG GTAAAAGGCAAAGACAATGTCGGCGCTGTCATGGACTCAATGGAGCTAGAGAGGCAGCGTGGTATCACAATCCAGTCAGCAGCCACATACACAATATGGAAGGACCATAACATAAACATCATAGACACACCAGGTCACGTGGATTTCACAGTGGAGGTGGAGAGAGCATTGCGAGTGTTGGACGGTGCTGTTCTTGTATTGTGCGCTGTGGGTGGTGTACAGAGTCAGACGTTGACTGTTAATAGACAGATGAAAAGGTATAATGTACCGTGCCTCGCTTTTATTAATAAGCTGGATAGATTGGGCGCTAATCCTGAGAG agTTCTAAAACAAATGCGCACCAAATTGAATCACAATGCGGCATTTCTGCACTTACCGATCGGTTTGGAGAAAGATTGCCAAGGTATTATAGATCTGGTTGAGGAGAAGGCTATTTACTTTGATGGTGACTACGGTGAGATTGTGAGATGGGATGAGATCCCGAAAGATAGACGAGCGGAAGCAAGTGATAAGCGTCATGAGTTGATTGAACACTTGTCTAATGTTGATGAAAAACTTG GGGAAATGTTCCTTGAAGAGAGAAAACCAGTTATATCAGAACTAAAAGAGGCGATACGTCGTACGGCTCTCAAGAGAACGTTCACACCAGTACTAGTTGGCACGGCATTAAAGAACAAAGGTGTTCAACCATTATTAGATGCTGTGTTGGACTATCTCCCGCACCCTGGGGAAGTAGAAAACACCGCTATAGTCGGGGAAAGGAAAGGAGACGAGGGGGAAACTGTGATATTAGATCCTAAAAGAGATGGCTCTAAACCGTTTGTCGGTTTGGCTTTTAAGTTGGAGTTGAGCAAGTTCGGTCAATTGACGTATTTGAGGTGCTACCAAGGCATGCTGAAGCGGGGggagtatatttataattcgaGGACTAGTAAAAGA GTTAAAATCTCACGTCTAGTGCGCATGCACTCAAACAACATGGAAGAAGTGAATGAAGTGCTCGCTGGCGATATTTTCGCGTTGTTCGGTGTAGATTGCGCGTCCGGAGACACGTTTGTCAACGACAGCAAGCTGCAGTTGTCAATggaatctatacatataccCGATCCGGTCGTCTCTATGTCGATTAAGCCAAAGAATAATAAGGATAGAGATAACTTTTCGAAGGCGGTTGCCAG ATTCACTAAAGAGGATCCAACATTCCAATTCCGTTACGACGGTGATAACAAGGAAACAGTTGTCTCTGGTATGGGAGAATTACACTTGGAAATTTATGCACAGAGAATGGAGAGAGAGTATAATTGTCCGGTTGAGTTGGGCAAGCCTAAGGTCGCTTTTAG agAAACAATGATGTCACCATGTTCGTTCGACTACTTGCACAAGAAACAATCGGGAGGTGCCGGTCAATACGCTAGAGTGAGTGGCATTTTGGAGCCGTTGCCGCCACATCAgaatacat TACTAGAGTTCGTCGACGAAACAATAGGTACAAACGTGCCCAAGCAATTCGTGCCCGGCATTGAGAAGGGTTTCCTCGACACTTGCCAGAAGGGATATCTCTCGGGACACAAGGTGTCCGGTGTGAAGTTCCGATTGCAAGATGGCGCCCATCATATCGTGGATTCCAGTGAATTGGCTTTCTTCTTGGCGGCTAAGGGGGCTGTTAAGGAAG TATTCGACGACGGCGCGTGGCAAATCCTCGAACCTATAATGTTCGTCGAAGTGACTACACCAGACGAATTTCACGGCACAGTGATAGGGCAGTTGAACAAGCGCGGCGGTATCATCACGGGCACGGAGGGCGCGGAGGGATGGACCACTATATACGCGGAGGTGCCGCTCAACAACATGTTCGGGTATGCGGGGGAGTTGAG atcaCAAACACAAGGCAAAGGCGAGTTCAGTATGGAGTACAGTCGCTACTCGCCGTGCTTGCCCGATGTACAAGAACAACTCATACGGAAACATCAAGAGGAAATGGGCATTTTACCCGACctaaagaaaaagaagaatTAA
- the LOC123706131 gene encoding uncharacterized protein LOC123706131, with translation MNIPLASINISEEMNKTGIWKQVNNSNLSKGCDEGRNSKAKSGKKSIKHKKLMSKNFQSEVERRLSTMDEVEEDDSMKSELLKRRNSWSLSGKSECKKNVSAETSV, from the exons ATGAACATACCCTTGGCATCTATCAATATTTCTgaagaaatgaataaaactggaATATGGAAGCAAGTAAATAACAGTAATTTGAGCAAGGGATGCGATGAGGGGAGAAATTCAAAGGCTAAATCTGGGAAAAAGTC CATCAAACACAAGAAGCTTATGTCAAAGAACTTCCAATCAGAGGTCGAGAGGCGTCTCTCCACGATGGACGAGGTTGAGGAAGATGACTCAATGAAG AGCGAACTTCTGAAGCGAAGAAATTCTTGGAGTTTGAGCGGGAAAAGCGAATGCAAGAAAAACGTATCTGCTGAGACATCGGTCTAA
- the LOC123706129 gene encoding sodium bicarbonate cotransporter 3 isoform X2 — protein MDTRADDDEPPPDPAARKHNHHDYTEQDFEGHRAHTVFVGVHVPTRRHSHRKHKHHHRTEKDPEKPMTPPAQRVQFILGEDVDDSTMESHPLFSEMEELVKDGDELEWKETARWIKFEEDVEEGGNRWSKPHVATLSLHSLFELRSLILNGSVILDMEANSLEQVAEHVLDNMVMDGFLGYDNREKVKDALLRRHRHQHEKRNHHHHHNNMSRLPLIRSLADIGRNHSSCKNLQERDVRSSSKSCRGPTSSPNTALLHASDTRGCYLAVPGAPHDEGMVKSPSSASMQHNHDVTMNGDVNHKSNTHFMRKIPPGAEASNILVGEVDFLEKTLSAFVRLKTGTIMGDLTEVPVPTRFMFVLLGPPNSNSSFHEIGRAMATLMSDEIFHEVAYRAKRRDHLLAGIDEFLDAVTVLPPGEWDPAIRIEPPAAIPSQDPRKRPTDNNIKEEPDEEEEEQRQREESGLARSGKLFGGLINDLKRKMPWYWSDFKDALAIQCIASWIFLYFACLSPIITFGGLLGEATGKNMAAMESLVSGFVCGMGYGFFSGQPLTILGSTGPVLVFETIVFEFCKQVGWNYMSFRFCIGTWTTIILITLVAIDASAFVCYITRFTEENFATLIAFIFIYKAVENVISIGKKFPLKTRPDEILNYECYCLPSNYSRVPEQFNWTSLDKESCKFYNGTLAGGGCDTKVYVPDVFLMSIILFLGTFAISIILKDFKNSLFFPAKVRQIISDFSVIIAILSMSFLDYKVGVKTPKLEVPSEFKPTLPSRQWVITPFNGNPIWSALVAILPALLGTILIFMDQQITAVIVNRKENKLKKGCGYHLDLFVLAILIQICSIMGLPWFVAATVLSINHVNSLKVESECAAPGEKPQFLGVREQRVTHILIFLTIGCSVVLTPVLRHIPMPVLFGVFLYMGVASLKGLQFFDRILIMFMPQKYQPDHMFLRQVPIRRVHIFTAIQLTCLICLWLIKSFSSTSILFPLMLVVMIGIRKALDLFFTRRELKILDDVMPEMTKRNQDELRELGDGEVGWHAKLFTLCHLK, from the exons ATGGACACCAGGGCAGACGACGACGAGCCCCCGCCGGACCCCGCGGCACGAAAGCACAACCACCATGATTACACAGAACAAGACTTTGAAG GTCACCGGGCGCACACCGTGTTCGTGGGAGTTCACGTGCCGACTCGCCGGCACTCTCATCGGAAACACAAACATCACCATCGCACTGAAAAGGACCCTGAGAAACCTA TGACACCACCAGCACAAAGAGTGCAGTTTATTCTAGGTGAAGATGTCGATGACTCCACAATGGAATCCCATCCACTTTTTTCCGAAATGGAAGAACTTGTAAAAGACGGTGATGAACTTGAATGGAAGGAAACGGCACGATGGATTAAGTTCGAAGAAGACGTGGAAGAAGGTGGCAATAGATGGTCAAAACCACACGTAGCTACTCTATCTTTACACTCACTGTTCGAGCTACGAAGTCTAATTTTAAACGGTTCCGTTATACTTGACATGGAAGCAAATTCATTAGAACAAGTAGCAGAACATGTGTTAGACAATATGGTGATGGATGGATTTCTGGGCTACGATAATAGGGAAAAAGTTAAGGACGCTCTATTGAGACGACATAGACATCAGCACGAAAAAcgcaatcatcatcatcatcataataatatgtcaagGCTACCGTTGATTCGATCGTTAGCCGACATTGGAAGGAACCATTCTTCGTGTAAAA ATTTACAGGAAAGAGATGTCAGAAGTAGCTCAAAAAGCTGTCGAGGACCTACCTCGTCGCCTAACACTGCTCTTCTTCATGCGAGTGACACAAGAGGTTGCTATCTAGCTGTCCCAG gcGCACCACACGATGAAGGTATGGTCAAAAGTCCGAGCAGTGCATCTATGCAACATAATCACGATGTTACAATGAATGGAGATGTTAATCATAAAAGTAATACTCACTTTATGCGCAAAATCCCACCGGGTGCTGAAGCTTCCAACATATTAGTCGGCGAAGTTGATTTCCTCGAAAAAACCTTATCAGCGTTTGTTAGATTGAAAACAGGAACAATTATGGGAGATTTAACGGAAGTGCCAGTACCAACGCGATTTATGTTTGTATTGCTAGGTCCACCCAATAGTAATTCTAGTTTTCATGAAATCGGTAGGGCAATGGCTACTTTAATGTCAGACGAGATCTTTCACGAAGTAGCTTATCGAGCAAAAAGACGTGACCATTTACTAGCAGGAATTGATGAGTTTTTAGACGCCGTTACAGTTCTCCCACCTGGCGAGTGGGATCCCGCTATTAGAATTGAACCTCCTGCAGCAATTCCATCTCAAGATCCTCGTAAGCGGCCAActgataacaatataaaagaaGAACCTGACGAAGAAGAGGAGGAACAACGTCAACGTGAAGAATCAGGTTTAGCTCGAAGTGGAAAACTATTTGGTggtttaataaatgatttaaaaagaaaaatgccATGGTATTGGTCTGACTTTAAAGACGCTCTAGCAATACAATGCATAGCGTCCtggatatttttgtattttgctTGTTTATCTCCTATTATAACTTTTGGGGGACTTCTAGGCGAAGCGACCGGCAAAAATATGGCAGCCATGGAATCCTTGGTTTCCGGATTTGTATGCGGAATGGGTTATGGCTTTTTTTCAGGACAACCTTTGACAATTTTAGGATCAACGGGACCTGTTTTAGTATTCGAAACAATTGTATTTGAATTCTGTAAACAAGTCGGTTGGAACTATATGTCATTTAGATTTTGCATCGGTACTTGGACAACTATTATTTTGATCACACTAGTAGCAATTGATGCTAGTGCATTTGTTTGCTATATTACCAGATTTACTGAGGAAAATTTCGCCACGCTAATtgcattcatatttatttacaag gCGGTTGAGAATGTTATTTCTATCGGGAAAAAATTCCCTCTAAAGACACGCCCTGATGAAATTCTCAATTATGAATGTTACTGTTTACCAAGCAATTACTCAAGAGTGCCTGAGCAATTTAATTGGACCTCCCTTGATAAAGAGTCTTGtaaa TTCTATAATGGGACTCTTGCCGGCGGGGGATGCGATACAAAAGTATATGTTCCAGATGTATTTTTGATGTCCATTATATTATTCCTCGGAACTTTTGCAATTTCTATAATTTTGAAAGACTTTAAGAACTCATTGTTTTTCCCAGCAAAG GTTCGACAAATTATAAGTGACTTTTCTGTTATCATAGCTATTCTATCAATGTCCTTCCTAGATTATAAAGTTGGAGTAAAAACACCAAAACTTGAAGTTCCATCTGAGTTCAAACCAACTTTGCCATCGAGACAATGGGTGATCACTCCTTTTAATGGCAATCCAATTTGGTCCGCTCTTGTCGCAATCTTACCAGCACTATTAGGGACAATTCTGATATTTATGGATCAACAGATCACTGCAGTTATCGTTAAccgtaaagaaaataaacttaagaaaGGCTGTGGATACCATCTAGATCTGTTTGTATTggctattttaatacaaatatgttCGATCATGGGATTGCCCTGGTTTGTGGCGGCTACTGTCCTGAGTATTAACCACGTTAATTCCTTGAAAGTTGAATCTGAATGTGCTGCTCCAGGTGAAAAGCCACAATTCTTAGGAGTAAGAGAACAAAGAGTCACGcatatattgatatttttgacAATCGGTTGTTCTGTTGTACTAACACCAGTATTACGACACATACCTATGCCAGTTCTGTTCGGAGTCTTCCTTTACATGGGTGTTGCATCCCTCAAAGGTCTTCAATTCTTTGATAGAATTTTGATCATGTTTATGCCACAAAAATATCAGCCGGATCACATGTTTCTTCGACAG GTACCAATCCGCCGCGTACATATATTCACAGCTATACAGCTGACTTGCCTAATTTGCCTCTGGTTGATAAAATCCTTTTCCTCAACATCAATCTTATTCCCGCTTATGTTAGTTGTGATGATAGGTATCAGAAAGGCATTGGATTTATTCTTCACGAGAAGAGAACTTAAAATTCTAGATGACGTCATGCCTGAAATGACGAAAAGGAATCAAGATGAGCTTCGGGAACTTGGTGACGGAGAGGTGGGATGGCATGCAAAACTGTTCACCCTTTGTCATCTGAAATAA
- the LOC123706129 gene encoding sodium bicarbonate cotransporter 3 isoform X1, protein MDTRADDDEPPPDPAARKHNHHDYTEQDFEGHRAHTVFVGVHVPTRRHSHRKHKHHHRTEKDPEKPSSAIMARVRRLSVTDDGETLTPPAQRVQFILGEDVDDSTMESHPLFSEMEELVKDGDELEWKETARWIKFEEDVEEGGNRWSKPHVATLSLHSLFELRSLILNGSVILDMEANSLEQVAEHVLDNMVMDGFLGYDNREKVKDALLRRHRHQHEKRNHHHHHNNMSRLPLIRSLADIGRNHSSCKNLQERDVRSSSKSCRGPTSSPNTALLHASDTRGCYLAVPGAPHDEGMVKSPSSASMQHNHDVTMNGDVNHKSNTHFMRKIPPGAEASNILVGEVDFLEKTLSAFVRLKTGTIMGDLTEVPVPTRFMFVLLGPPNSNSSFHEIGRAMATLMSDEIFHEVAYRAKRRDHLLAGIDEFLDAVTVLPPGEWDPAIRIEPPAAIPSQDPRKRPTDNNIKEEPDEEEEEQRQREESGLARSGKLFGGLINDLKRKMPWYWSDFKDALAIQCIASWIFLYFACLSPIITFGGLLGEATGKNMAAMESLVSGFVCGMGYGFFSGQPLTILGSTGPVLVFETIVFEFCKQVGWNYMSFRFCIGTWTTIILITLVAIDASAFVCYITRFTEENFATLIAFIFIYKAVENVISIGKKFPLKTRPDEILNYECYCLPSNYSRVPEQFNWTSLDKESCKFYNGTLAGGGCDTKVYVPDVFLMSIILFLGTFAISIILKDFKNSLFFPAKVRQIISDFSVIIAILSMSFLDYKVGVKTPKLEVPSEFKPTLPSRQWVITPFNGNPIWSALVAILPALLGTILIFMDQQITAVIVNRKENKLKKGCGYHLDLFVLAILIQICSIMGLPWFVAATVLSINHVNSLKVESECAAPGEKPQFLGVREQRVTHILIFLTIGCSVVLTPVLRHIPMPVLFGVFLYMGVASLKGLQFFDRILIMFMPQKYQPDHMFLRQVPIRRVHIFTAIQLTCLICLWLIKSFSSTSILFPLMLVVMIGIRKALDLFFTRRELKILDDVMPEMTKRNQDELRELGDGEVGWHAKLFTLCHLK, encoded by the exons ATGGACACCAGGGCAGACGACGACGAGCCCCCGCCGGACCCCGCGGCACGAAAGCACAACCACCATGATTACACAGAACAAGACTTTGAAG GTCACCGGGCGCACACCGTGTTCGTGGGAGTTCACGTGCCGACTCGCCGGCACTCTCATCGGAAACACAAACATCACCATCGCACTGAAAAGGACCCTGAGAAACCTA GCTCTGCGATAATGGCCCGCGTTAGAAGGCTGAGTGTGACGGATGACGGTGAAACAT TGACACCACCAGCACAAAGAGTGCAGTTTATTCTAGGTGAAGATGTCGATGACTCCACAATGGAATCCCATCCACTTTTTTCCGAAATGGAAGAACTTGTAAAAGACGGTGATGAACTTGAATGGAAGGAAACGGCACGATGGATTAAGTTCGAAGAAGACGTGGAAGAAGGTGGCAATAGATGGTCAAAACCACACGTAGCTACTCTATCTTTACACTCACTGTTCGAGCTACGAAGTCTAATTTTAAACGGTTCCGTTATACTTGACATGGAAGCAAATTCATTAGAACAAGTAGCAGAACATGTGTTAGACAATATGGTGATGGATGGATTTCTGGGCTACGATAATAGGGAAAAAGTTAAGGACGCTCTATTGAGACGACATAGACATCAGCACGAAAAAcgcaatcatcatcatcatcataataatatgtcaagGCTACCGTTGATTCGATCGTTAGCCGACATTGGAAGGAACCATTCTTCGTGTAAAA ATTTACAGGAAAGAGATGTCAGAAGTAGCTCAAAAAGCTGTCGAGGACCTACCTCGTCGCCTAACACTGCTCTTCTTCATGCGAGTGACACAAGAGGTTGCTATCTAGCTGTCCCAG gcGCACCACACGATGAAGGTATGGTCAAAAGTCCGAGCAGTGCATCTATGCAACATAATCACGATGTTACAATGAATGGAGATGTTAATCATAAAAGTAATACTCACTTTATGCGCAAAATCCCACCGGGTGCTGAAGCTTCCAACATATTAGTCGGCGAAGTTGATTTCCTCGAAAAAACCTTATCAGCGTTTGTTAGATTGAAAACAGGAACAATTATGGGAGATTTAACGGAAGTGCCAGTACCAACGCGATTTATGTTTGTATTGCTAGGTCCACCCAATAGTAATTCTAGTTTTCATGAAATCGGTAGGGCAATGGCTACTTTAATGTCAGACGAGATCTTTCACGAAGTAGCTTATCGAGCAAAAAGACGTGACCATTTACTAGCAGGAATTGATGAGTTTTTAGACGCCGTTACAGTTCTCCCACCTGGCGAGTGGGATCCCGCTATTAGAATTGAACCTCCTGCAGCAATTCCATCTCAAGATCCTCGTAAGCGGCCAActgataacaatataaaagaaGAACCTGACGAAGAAGAGGAGGAACAACGTCAACGTGAAGAATCAGGTTTAGCTCGAAGTGGAAAACTATTTGGTggtttaataaatgatttaaaaagaaaaatgccATGGTATTGGTCTGACTTTAAAGACGCTCTAGCAATACAATGCATAGCGTCCtggatatttttgtattttgctTGTTTATCTCCTATTATAACTTTTGGGGGACTTCTAGGCGAAGCGACCGGCAAAAATATGGCAGCCATGGAATCCTTGGTTTCCGGATTTGTATGCGGAATGGGTTATGGCTTTTTTTCAGGACAACCTTTGACAATTTTAGGATCAACGGGACCTGTTTTAGTATTCGAAACAATTGTATTTGAATTCTGTAAACAAGTCGGTTGGAACTATATGTCATTTAGATTTTGCATCGGTACTTGGACAACTATTATTTTGATCACACTAGTAGCAATTGATGCTAGTGCATTTGTTTGCTATATTACCAGATTTACTGAGGAAAATTTCGCCACGCTAATtgcattcatatttatttacaag gCGGTTGAGAATGTTATTTCTATCGGGAAAAAATTCCCTCTAAAGACACGCCCTGATGAAATTCTCAATTATGAATGTTACTGTTTACCAAGCAATTACTCAAGAGTGCCTGAGCAATTTAATTGGACCTCCCTTGATAAAGAGTCTTGtaaa TTCTATAATGGGACTCTTGCCGGCGGGGGATGCGATACAAAAGTATATGTTCCAGATGTATTTTTGATGTCCATTATATTATTCCTCGGAACTTTTGCAATTTCTATAATTTTGAAAGACTTTAAGAACTCATTGTTTTTCCCAGCAAAG GTTCGACAAATTATAAGTGACTTTTCTGTTATCATAGCTATTCTATCAATGTCCTTCCTAGATTATAAAGTTGGAGTAAAAACACCAAAACTTGAAGTTCCATCTGAGTTCAAACCAACTTTGCCATCGAGACAATGGGTGATCACTCCTTTTAATGGCAATCCAATTTGGTCCGCTCTTGTCGCAATCTTACCAGCACTATTAGGGACAATTCTGATATTTATGGATCAACAGATCACTGCAGTTATCGTTAAccgtaaagaaaataaacttaagaaaGGCTGTGGATACCATCTAGATCTGTTTGTATTggctattttaatacaaatatgttCGATCATGGGATTGCCCTGGTTTGTGGCGGCTACTGTCCTGAGTATTAACCACGTTAATTCCTTGAAAGTTGAATCTGAATGTGCTGCTCCAGGTGAAAAGCCACAATTCTTAGGAGTAAGAGAACAAAGAGTCACGcatatattgatatttttgacAATCGGTTGTTCTGTTGTACTAACACCAGTATTACGACACATACCTATGCCAGTTCTGTTCGGAGTCTTCCTTTACATGGGTGTTGCATCCCTCAAAGGTCTTCAATTCTTTGATAGAATTTTGATCATGTTTATGCCACAAAAATATCAGCCGGATCACATGTTTCTTCGACAG GTACCAATCCGCCGCGTACATATATTCACAGCTATACAGCTGACTTGCCTAATTTGCCTCTGGTTGATAAAATCCTTTTCCTCAACATCAATCTTATTCCCGCTTATGTTAGTTGTGATGATAGGTATCAGAAAGGCATTGGATTTATTCTTCACGAGAAGAGAACTTAAAATTCTAGATGACGTCATGCCTGAAATGACGAAAAGGAATCAAGATGAGCTTCGGGAACTTGGTGACGGAGAGGTGGGATGGCATGCAAAACTGTTCACCCTTTGTCATCTGAAATAA